The proteins below come from a single Saccharophagus degradans 2-40 genomic window:
- the pnuC gene encoding nicotinamide riboside transporter PnuC, with protein sequence MTDFFNQAITGLLQQSPIEHIAVGLGLAYLILIMRQNVWGWPCALISTALFTYVFWDVSLFMESLLNVYYMGMAVYGFWNWNRASADQPTLPIITWPLKTHALALGAIFILSGASGYYLTTNTTAAWPYLDSFTTWGAVITTYMVAQKVFENWLYWLVIDAVALYLYIDRGLYPTALLMAVYLILVVVGLITWARLLQQQEPPASNHA encoded by the coding sequence CCAAGCCATTACCGGCCTGCTGCAACAATCGCCTATAGAGCACATTGCAGTGGGCCTTGGCTTGGCATACCTTATTTTAATTATGCGCCAAAATGTGTGGGGCTGGCCCTGCGCACTTATAAGTACCGCTCTATTTACCTATGTGTTTTGGGATGTTTCCTTATTTATGGAATCTCTTTTAAACGTGTACTACATGGGCATGGCGGTATATGGCTTTTGGAACTGGAACAGAGCGTCAGCCGACCAGCCCACATTACCTATTATTACTTGGCCTTTAAAAACACACGCCCTCGCTTTAGGTGCTATATTTATTTTAAGTGGGGCTTCTGGCTATTATTTAACAACAAATACTACAGCTGCGTGGCCCTACTTAGATTCCTTCACTACTTGGGGTGCAGTAATTACCACGTACATGGTTGCACAAAAAGTATTCGAAAACTGGTTGTATTGGCTAGTAATTGATGCGGTGGCCCTGTACTTATACATTGATAGAGGCTTGTACCCTACAGCCCTACTCATGGCGGTATACCTTATCCTAGTAGTGGTAGGCCTTATAACTTGGGCTCGCCTGCTACAGCAACAAGAGCCCCCAGCGTCGAACCATGCTTAA